The Flavobacterium marginilacus genome window below encodes:
- a CDS encoding metallophosphoesterase, with protein sequence MEINRIQYASDLHLEFIKNKEFLRDNPLIPNGDILILAGDIVPFSLMDKHHDFFDFLSDNFQMTYWIPGNHEYYYFDALLKIGTFYEKIRNNVILLNNYVVEYDNLKLVFSTLWSHISPISRLNIERGLSDFHVIKYNGASFSAIDYNKLYFENLEFITKILQTPESKKTVVTTHHVPTFKEYPKMY encoded by the coding sequence ATGGAGATAAACAGAATTCAATATGCTTCAGATCTGCATCTGGAGTTTATTAAAAACAAAGAATTCCTGAGAGATAATCCCTTAATTCCAAACGGAGATATCTTAATTCTGGCTGGGGATATTGTACCTTTTTCGCTCATGGATAAACATCACGATTTTTTTGATTTCTTGTCCGATAATTTCCAAATGACATATTGGATTCCTGGAAATCATGAGTATTACTATTTTGATGCTCTTCTGAAAATAGGAACTTTTTATGAAAAGATTAGAAATAATGTAATCCTTCTAAATAATTATGTTGTAGAATATGATAATTTAAAACTGGTTTTCTCGACTCTATGGTCCCATATTAGTCCGATTTCCAGATTAAATATTGAAAGAGGGCTCAGTGATTTTCATGTTATTAAATATAATGGGGCAAGCTTTTCAGCAATTGATTATAATAAGTTATATTTTGAGAATCTAGAGTTTATCACGAAGATTCTACAGACTCCAGAGTCTAAAAAAACTGTTGTCACAACTCATCATGTTCCGACTTTCAAAGAATATCCAAAAATGTATTAA
- a CDS encoding helix-turn-helix domain-containing protein → MTKKEKRQAFIMEIKNIIDPLMLKLEAIDSKISKGKTLRPAYYRNEDLKKIFGLSNNTIIKYRQTGILPHTKLGDIFLYDSVKIEETLRKNCI, encoded by the coding sequence ATGACAAAGAAAGAAAAGAGGCAAGCTTTTATAATGGAGATTAAAAATATTATTGATCCTTTAATGTTAAAACTGGAAGCGATCGATTCAAAAATCAGTAAAGGAAAAACCTTGAGACCTGCTTATTACAGAAATGAGGATTTAAAAAAAATATTTGGACTGTCTAATAATACTATTATAAAATACAGGCAGACTGGGATTCTTCCACATACTAAACTAGGAGATATATTTCTATACGATAGTGTGAAGATTGAGGAAACTCTTCGTAAGAATTGTATCTGA